From one Rhopalosiphum padi isolate XX-2018 chromosome 2, ASM2088224v1, whole genome shotgun sequence genomic stretch:
- the LOC132920263 gene encoding uncharacterized protein LOC132920263, with product MENPKHSSFKPLEVIWNRNTSTHNPKLLPELKGINIEDSVEKVKKSVKSLDVKINENKIEHVHKRVKRSLFQENKNEKVYKHSSPRENKKPSETFDYANNLRKRTYNINKTSQLNLPTQSSQIISNRKRIIRNQDFTIHKSKKCLFQTKSEFSSLHTVNDAPVIKSSHNMDQQNSHTKGFDYSKSPVIMSNRQRYVKYSNLDKTNISSYDSYKCLLPIVQAPENLNEKYKNINTQISRINSVHSEDIIESSEKITSPIKKNEKKNKNWIYNKKTNIKNYTSGSKVSEYKTLDYGKSKINLPKNEIQKSTETTSTIVKNEFFKSKINFDSIDIINTENILEYPVTELNIKSYCTEHKKSTIVSQEHQNRRPAESCIINDDNQRYHSNTSLEHSPLNTKELAKNTAKEYSKIIMPYRAKLFNQNKDNIISFVHSSEINVIPATPEHESINLENSTIQYSPETILSPYVPLIEVDQSPTTPHEKNCQILIQSVQTPPNIDGTTVPNFFEPIASPIQSFVNELPFKIDAVESPRAIHENDIIFSPEINRRKSKNSPSSPNRFDSAKKRKKMCKDGLRGKFRDLINRKKSEARIREYEKSLSKSYKPNQGETALLNVIEAWMEFRMIVLLCDYMKSDKEVQKVLVILDNCSINVAKNSIIRIYSPWLTIKSEIAELLLFVGIIHAEVIEFSESISRPLKGNFTDANGLLTTVFQNKMLWKCNCSKDAACQCLGELSVYSYLQYMIPH from the exons ATGGAAAATCCAAAACATTCATCTTTTAAGCCGTTGGAAGTTATTTGGAACAGAAATACCAGTACTCATAACCCAAAATTATTACCAGAATTAAAAGGAATTAATATAGAAGATAGTgttgaaaaagttaaaaaatcggTTAAATCTCTGGATGTCAAaattaacgaaaataaaatagaacatGTTCACAAACGTGTAAAAAGAAGTTTGTtccaagaaaataaaaatgaaaaagtgtACAAACATTCAAGTCCAAGAGAAAATAAGAAACCTTCTGAAACTTTTGATTATGCAAATAACTTAAGAAAAAGAACTTATAACATAAACAAAACATCTCAATTAAATTTACCTACTCAGTCCTCCCAAATTATATCAAATCGAAAGAGAATAATAAGAAATCAAGATTTTACAATTCATAAATCGAAAAAGTgtttatttcaaacaaaaagtGAATTTTCGTCGTTACATACTGTTAATGATGCACCGGTCATCAAGTCATCGCATAATATGGATCAACAAAATTCACACACTAAAGGTTTTGATTATTCTAAATCTCCCGTGATTATGTCAAATCGACAACGGTACGTTAAGTACAGTAATTTGGATAAGACTAATATTTCTAGTTACGATAGTTATAAGTGTTTGTTACCAATTGTACAAGCACcagaaaatttaaatgaaaaatataaaaatataaatacgcaAATAAGTAGAATAAACTCTGTACATTCTGAAGATATTATTGAATCATCCGAAAAAATTACATCACCTATaaagaaaaacgaaaaaaaaaataaaaactggatttataataaaaaaactaacatCAAGAACTATACTAGTGGGAGTAAAGTATCAGAATATAAAACATTAGACTAtggaaaaagtaaaataaatttaccaaaaaatGAAATTCAGAAAAGTACTGAAACAACATCAACCATTGtcaaaaatgaatttttcaaaagtaaaattaattttgattctatagatattatcaatacagaaaatattttggAGTATCCTGTaactgaattaaatataaaaagttactGCACAGAACATAAAAAATCAACAATTGTATCACAAGAACATCAAAATCGAAGACCAGCAGAATCGTGTATAATTAATGACGATAATCAAAGATATCATTCCAATACTTCTTTAGAACATTCACCTTTGAACACAAAAGAACTGGCCAAAAATACAGCTAaagaatattcaaaaataattatgcctTATAGAGCAAAACTTTTTAATCAGaataaagacaatattatatcgtttgtaCATTCTTCCGAAATAAACGTAATCCCTGCCACTCCTGAACATGAATCAATTAATTTGGAGAATTCCACAATCCAATACTCTCCTGAAACCATTTTAAGTCCATACGTTCCATTGATTGAAGTCGATCAATCGCCTACAACTCCGCATGAAAAGAATTGTCAGATACTCATTCAATCTGTCCAAACTCCACCTAATATTGATGGCACAACAGTACCAAATTTTTTTGAACCTATAGCTTCCCCAATACAGTCTTTTGTCAATGAACTGCCATTTAAA ATTGACGCCGTAGAATCACCTAGAGCTATCCacgaaaatgatattattttttcacccGAAATAAATagaagaaaatcaaaaaatagcCCATCATCACCAAATCGTTTTGACTCTgctaaaaaacgtaaaaaaatgtg TAAGGATGGATTGAGAGGAAAATTTCGAGATCTTATTAACCGTAAAAAATCTGAAGCCCGTATTCGAGAATATGAGAAAAGCTTGTCTAAAAGTTATAAGCCAAATCAAGGTGAAACtgcattattaaatgttattgaagcATGGATGGAATTTAGAATGATTGTCCTACTTTGTGACTACATGAAATCTG ATAAGGAAGTTCAAAAAGTGTTAGTTATTCTAGACAATTGTTCTATAAATGTTGCCAAGaatagtataatacgtatatactcTCCATGGTTGACAATTAAATCAGAAATTGCtgaattattgttgtttgttgGCATCATTCACGCTGAAGTAATTGAATTCTCAGAATCCATCTCTAGGCCTCTCAAAGGAAATTTTACAGATGCCAATGGATTATTGACAActgtatttcaaaataaaatgttatggaAATGCAATTGTTCTAAAG acgcTGCTTGTCAATGCTtgggagaattaagtgtttacAGTTATTTGCAGTACATGATCcctcattaa